A region of Paenibacillus thiaminolyticus DNA encodes the following proteins:
- the argB gene encoding acetylglutamate kinase, translated as MLSQDQEKGTKTKRFVRTERFVMKCGGSTLAALPDTFYQQLTQLQAEGMMPVIVHGGGPAISAMLDKLGIESEFVGGLRKTDETVLDVVEMVLAGQINKQIVRRLTGTGARAVGLSGTDGGLIQARPVANETEVGYVGDVTQVNAELVEALIGQQYMLVIAPIGLDGGGQRYNINADTAAGAVAAHLGVERLIVITDVPGIMKMNDGVRTVLPVVTTEAIESMIASGEIYGGMIPKVRAAMQCMAGGVKEVVIADGAEPGILHRLMSGEIIGTRIVQEQDKEGVQ; from the coding sequence ATGTTGTCTCAGGATCAGGAGAAGGGAACGAAGACGAAGCGCTTCGTACGGACGGAACGGTTCGTTATGAAATGCGGCGGCAGCACCCTGGCGGCGCTGCCCGATACATTCTATCAGCAGCTGACGCAGCTGCAGGCGGAAGGCATGATGCCGGTCATCGTGCACGGCGGCGGTCCGGCGATCTCGGCGATGCTCGACAAGCTCGGCATCGAGAGCGAATTCGTAGGCGGGCTGCGCAAGACGGATGAGACCGTGCTGGACGTTGTGGAAATGGTGCTGGCCGGACAGATCAACAAGCAGATTGTCCGGCGCTTGACCGGGACGGGCGCGCGTGCGGTCGGCCTGTCGGGAACGGACGGCGGGCTCATACAGGCCCGGCCGGTCGCCAACGAGACGGAAGTCGGCTACGTCGGCGACGTAACGCAGGTAAATGCCGAGTTAGTAGAGGCGCTGATCGGCCAACAGTATATGCTGGTAATCGCGCCGATCGGACTCGACGGCGGCGGACAGCGCTACAACATTAATGCGGATACGGCGGCCGGCGCGGTTGCTGCGCATCTCGGCGTGGAGCGGCTCATCGTCATTACCGATGTGCCGGGAATTATGAAGATGAACGACGGCGTTCGCACCGTTCTGCCCGTCGTGACGACAGAGGCGATCGAGTCGATGATCGCGAGCGGAGAGATTTACGGCGGGATGATTCCAAAGGTTCGCGCCGCGATGCAGTGCATGGCGGGCGGAGTGAAGGAAGTCGTCATCGCAGACGGAGCGGAGCCCGGAATATTGCATCGCCTGATGAGCGGAGAGATTATTGGCACGCGAATCGTGCAGGAACAGGATAAGGAGGGAGTACAGTGA
- the argJ gene encoding bifunctional glutamate N-acetyltransferase/amino-acid acetyltransferase ArgJ, with amino-acid sequence MKNKETLVTATEVPYKVIAGSITTPLGFRAGGLHCGLKKTDRNDLGAIVCDVAATAAAVYTTNAFQAAPLAVTRASLAEAGTLRAVLVNSGNANACTGKQGEADAYRMRSAFAAQLGFAPHEVAVASTGVIGERLKMECVERGMAALPARLTAEADGAEQFAQAILTTDLVKKEACAAVTVNGKSVTVAGAAKGSGMIHPNMATMLGFVTTDAAIERSALERLLRQTTDVTFNMITVDGDTSTNDMLLAMASGLAGNEPLHEGHPDWAAFAAAFRYICGQLAQAIARDGEGATKLIEVNVIGAVTEDAARAIAKSVIGSSLVKSAAFGADANWGRIIAAVGYSGQPVNVDTVDIHIGPIEVLKQSTPVPFDEDAALDYLKGDTVHIHVDLHMGTGAATAWGCDLTYDYVRINAAYRT; translated from the coding sequence ATGAAAAATAAAGAAACCTTGGTTACTGCCACAGAGGTGCCCTATAAGGTGATTGCAGGTTCCATTACGACGCCGCTTGGCTTCCGGGCCGGGGGCCTCCATTGCGGACTGAAAAAAACCGATCGTAATGATCTCGGCGCCATCGTATGCGACGTGGCGGCGACGGCGGCGGCGGTCTACACGACGAACGCCTTCCAGGCGGCCCCGCTGGCTGTGACCCGCGCCAGCCTGGCGGAAGCCGGCACGCTGCGCGCCGTGCTCGTCAACAGCGGCAACGCCAACGCCTGCACCGGCAAGCAGGGCGAGGCGGATGCCTACCGCATGCGCAGCGCCTTCGCCGCGCAGTTGGGCTTCGCCCCGCATGAGGTGGCAGTCGCTTCGACCGGCGTTATCGGCGAGCGGCTGAAGATGGAGTGCGTCGAGCGGGGCATGGCGGCTTTGCCTGCCCGGCTGACGGCCGAGGCGGACGGCGCCGAGCAGTTCGCGCAGGCGATTTTGACGACGGATCTCGTCAAGAAGGAAGCCTGCGCGGCGGTAACGGTGAACGGCAAGAGCGTGACTGTTGCAGGCGCGGCCAAAGGATCCGGCATGATTCATCCGAACATGGCGACGATGCTGGGCTTCGTGACGACCGACGCTGCGATTGAGCGCTCCGCGCTGGAACGGCTGCTGCGGCAGACGACCGACGTGACGTTCAATATGATTACGGTCGATGGCGACACGAGCACGAACGATATGCTGCTCGCGATGGCCAGCGGCCTGGCGGGCAATGAACCGCTGCACGAGGGCCATCCGGATTGGGCGGCGTTCGCCGCCGCCTTCCGCTACATCTGCGGTCAGCTGGCGCAGGCGATTGCCCGTGACGGCGAAGGGGCGACGAAGCTCATCGAGGTAAACGTCATCGGCGCGGTGACCGAGGATGCGGCCCGGGCGATCGCGAAGTCGGTTATCGGCTCCAGCCTCGTCAAGTCTGCCGCTTTCGGGGCGGATGCGAACTGGGGGCGGATTATCGCGGCGGTCGGCTATTCGGGCCAGCCGGTGAATGTCGACACCGTCGATATTCATATCGGGCCGATTGAGGTGTTGAAGCAATCGACCCCGGTGCCGTTCGATGAAGACGCGGCGCTGGATTATTTGAAGGGCGACACGGTGCATATCCACGTGGACCTCCATATGGGCACCGGCGCAGCGACGGCATGGGGCTGCGACCTGACCTATGATTATGTCCGCATCAATGCGGCCTACCGGACATAG
- the argC gene encoding N-acetyl-gamma-glutamyl-phosphate reductase, translating to MGKEQALKVAIVGSTGYGGVELIRLLLNHPHVDIASVISASSAGTPITAGFPHLHEIVTDTLDGVDPELIKSKAEVVFTATPSGVSAKLVPQLLEAGLKVIDLSGDFRLKDGAEYTKWYKHEAPSAELLEEAVYGLCEWSDRAELVKGRRLISNPGCYTTAALLGLAPAVQAGWIDPATLIIDAKSGVSGAGRGVSLNVHYAEMNENFKAYKVNKHQHIPEIEQLLGEAAGTPVTVTFTTHLSPMTRGILCTMYATLTGEYTEQDFIRLYQESYAGRRFVRIRPQGELPATKEVFGSNYCDIGFAVDARTKRVTVISVLDNVVKGAAGQAIQNLNLMMGWEESSGLQLAPVYP from the coding sequence ATGGGGAAGGAACAGGCATTGAAGGTGGCGATTGTCGGATCGACGGGCTATGGCGGTGTGGAGTTGATTCGCCTGCTGCTGAATCACCCGCATGTGGATATTGCTTCCGTCATCTCGGCATCGAGCGCCGGGACACCGATAACCGCCGGATTTCCGCATCTGCATGAGATCGTGACCGACACGCTGGACGGGGTCGACCCGGAGCTTATCAAGAGCAAGGCCGAGGTTGTATTTACGGCGACGCCTTCGGGCGTCAGCGCCAAGCTCGTGCCGCAACTGCTGGAGGCGGGACTTAAGGTCATCGATTTATCCGGGGATTTCCGGTTGAAGGACGGGGCCGAATATACGAAATGGTATAAGCATGAGGCGCCATCTGCCGAGCTGTTGGAGGAAGCGGTCTACGGTCTGTGCGAATGGAGCGATCGAGCGGAGCTGGTGAAGGGACGAAGGCTGATCTCCAATCCGGGCTGCTATACGACAGCTGCGCTGCTGGGCCTTGCGCCTGCGGTGCAGGCGGGCTGGATCGATCCGGCGACGCTCATTATCGATGCCAAGTCCGGCGTGTCCGGAGCAGGCCGGGGCGTAAGCCTGAATGTTCATTATGCGGAGATGAACGAGAACTTCAAGGCGTACAAGGTGAATAAGCACCAGCATATCCCGGAGATCGAGCAGCTGCTGGGCGAAGCCGCGGGAACGCCAGTGACCGTGACCTTCACGACCCATCTGTCGCCGATGACGCGCGGCATTCTGTGCACGATGTACGCCACGCTGACCGGGGAGTATACGGAGCAGGACTTCATTCGGCTCTATCAGGAGAGCTACGCGGGGCGGCGCTTCGTCCGCATACGCCCGCAAGGGGAGCTGCCGGCGACGAAGGAAGTGTTCGGCTCGAACTATTGCGATATCGGCTTCGCGGTCGATGCCCGCACGAAGCGGGTGACGGTCATTTCCGTCCTCGACAACGTCGTCAAGGGAGCGGCCGGGCAGGCCATCCAGAATTTGAACCTGATGATGGGCTGGGAGGAGAGCAGCGGATTGCAGCTCGCTCCGGTCTACCCATAA
- a CDS encoding acetylornithine transaminase translates to MTQADNVTSSLLPTYARYPMTLVKGSGSRLWDDRGNSYLDFMSGIAVANLGHVPERVKARVQEQLETLWHVSNLFRIPQQEQAAEWLTKHTCADAVFFCNSGAEANEAAIKLARRYHAKVAKSGRYEIITFQQSFHGRTLATLTATGQDKVKEGFHPLPEGFRYVPFNDIESLRAAVSDKTAAIMLEIVQAEGGVHTIKAAFAQEVAKLCAEHGLLLIIDEVQTGMGRTGALFAHEHYGLEPDIFTVAKGLGSGFPVGAMLAKEHLREAFGPGSHGSTFGGNPLAMSAVIGTMETMIEEKAAQRAAERGAYLLNSLKVKLSDVPVVKDVRGLGLIIGIECSEPAADIVEAARAAGLLVITAGPNVVRLLPNLLVTPEEIDEAVSILHQVLEARSLAKALV, encoded by the coding sequence GTGACGCAGGCGGACAACGTAACATCATCATTATTGCCAACCTATGCGCGCTATCCAATGACACTCGTGAAAGGAAGCGGCAGCCGATTATGGGATGATCGGGGCAACTCGTATCTCGACTTCATGAGCGGCATTGCTGTCGCGAATCTCGGGCATGTGCCGGAGCGGGTCAAGGCGCGCGTGCAGGAGCAACTGGAGACGCTCTGGCACGTCTCCAACCTGTTCCGCATTCCGCAGCAGGAGCAGGCGGCCGAATGGCTGACGAAGCATACCTGCGCGGACGCGGTCTTCTTTTGCAACAGTGGAGCGGAAGCGAATGAGGCCGCCATCAAGCTGGCCCGCCGCTACCACGCCAAGGTGGCCAAGAGCGGACGCTATGAGATCATTACGTTCCAGCAGTCGTTCCACGGACGGACGCTGGCGACGCTGACAGCGACAGGGCAGGATAAGGTGAAGGAAGGGTTTCACCCGCTGCCGGAAGGCTTCCGCTATGTGCCATTCAACGATATCGAGAGCCTGCGGGCGGCCGTGAGCGATAAGACAGCCGCTATCATGCTGGAGATCGTGCAGGCCGAAGGCGGCGTGCATACGATTAAGGCAGCCTTCGCCCAAGAAGTGGCGAAGCTGTGCGCCGAACACGGGCTGCTGCTTATCATCGACGAGGTGCAGACCGGCATGGGCCGCACGGGAGCGCTGTTCGCGCACGAGCATTACGGGCTTGAGCCCGATATATTCACCGTTGCGAAGGGGCTGGGCAGCGGCTTCCCGGTCGGCGCGATGCTCGCCAAGGAGCATCTGCGCGAAGCGTTCGGCCCCGGCAGCCACGGCTCAACCTTCGGCGGCAATCCGCTCGCGATGTCCGCGGTCATCGGCACGATGGAGACGATGATCGAGGAGAAGGCCGCCCAGCGGGCGGCGGAGCGCGGAGCGTATCTGCTGAACTCGCTGAAGGTGAAGCTGAGCGACGTGCCGGTGGTGAAGGATGTCCGCGGCTTGGGGCTCATTATCGGAATCGAATGCAGCGAACCGGCCGCGGACATCGTGGAAGCGGCCCGCGCCGCCGGACTCCTCGTCATTACGGCCGGTCCGAACGTCGTCCGGCTGCTGCCGAATCTGCTCGTAACGCCGGAGGAGATCGATGAGGCGGTCTCGATTCTGCATCAAGTGCTGGAGGCGCGTTCGCTGGCGAAGGCGCTCGTATAA